Below is a genomic region from Flexivirga aerilata.
AGTTGGTTAGAGCGTTCGCTTCACACGCGAGAGGCCAGGGGTTCGAGTCCCTTCACATCCACCACAGCACGACGAAGGGCCGCACCGACCGAGGTGCGGCCCTTCGTCGTACCTCTGCGTCAGCAACGAAGCTGTCACGGGACGCCTCCTCGGCGATGTCGCCGACGTCTACGTCGACCTCAGCGCTCAGAGCGTCGGCGGCGAGGTGTAGATCGCTGACATCCAGATGTCGACGAGCACGTCGAGCACCGCCTCGCGGGGCAGTGACGGTTGCGACCCGGTGAGCGTGCCGTAGATCGCGCGCTCGTTCATCGCGTTGAGCGCGATCGCGATGTCACGAGCCGGCCGGCCGGTGGGAGCGGCGCCGCGCGCGCGTTCGGCCTCGATGCCGGCGGTGGTGTTGTCCACCCAGAGCGTCGCGGCGCGGTCCCAGCCCTCGCGCACCCGGTCGTTGCGAAAGCGGGCGTCCGCGCACGCCAGCGCGACCCCGCGCTGCGCGGCGAACGTGTCGAGATAGACGCCGAGTGCGTCCCGCCAGCCCTGCCGCACCTGCTCTTCCGACGGCGTCAGGCCGGCGATCGCCTCCTCGCTGCGCTGCACCAGGCGGTCCAGCAGCGAGAGCAGCACGTCGTCCTTGGACCCGAAGTAGAAGTAGAACGTCGGGCGGGAGATGCCCGCACCGCTCGCCAGGTCGTCGATCGAGATATCAGCGAACGGCACTGACTCCAGGAGCTTTTCGGCCGTCGCAAGGATCGCCGCCTCCCGGTCGTCGCCACTCACCCGGGGAGCACGTCGGCCGCGCCCGGCGGCGGCGGTCGGGCCGGAGGAACGTTTCGCCATACCACGAAGATAGCAGTTGTCGACACACCGTTGACTCAATCAACACGGTGTCGATAACGTGTCGGTATGACGAACCCGGAGCACTTCGACGTCGTGATCGTCGGTGCCGGCCTGTCCGGCATCGGGGCGGCGAGCACCCTGCGGCGCGACCACCCCGACAAGTCCCTGCTGATCCTGGAACGCCGCGAGCGGATGGGCGGCACGTGGGATCTGTTCCGTTACCCGGGCGTGCGCTCCGACTCGGACATGTACACCCTCGGTTACCGCTTCCGGCCGTGGACCGACACCAAGTCGCTGGCCGACGGCCCGTCGATCCGGCAGTACATCGTCGACACCGCGCGCGAGTACGGCGTCGACCAGCTGATCCGTTATCAGCAGCAACTCCTCTCCGCGGACTGGTCGTCCCGCGACCAGCAGTGGACCCTGCGGCTGAGCACACCGGAGGGCGAGCGCGTGGTGACCTGCGTGTTCCTCTACATGTGCAGCGGCTACTACAACTACGACGAGGGCTACACCCCGACGTTCGCCGGCAGGGACGACTTCGCCGGCCGCATTGTGCACCCGCAGCACTGGCCGGAGGACCTCGACGTCACCGGCAAGAAGGTCGTGGTGATCGGCAGCGGAGCGACAGCCGTCACCCTCGTGCCCCAGCTGGCGCGCGATGCCGAGCGGGTCACCATGCTCCAGCGGTCGCCGACGTATGTCGCGGCGGTGCCGTCGGTCGACGCGATCGGTGACCGGTTGCAGCGGCGCAAGGTGCCGACCCGCATCGCCTACCCGATCCTGCGCTGGAAGAACGTCGCGCGCGGCGTGGGCATCTACGAGTTCAGCCGCCGCCAGCCGCAACGCATGCGTGCGCTGCTCGACCAGGGCGTCGCCCGCTTCTTCAAGGGCAGCGACTTCGACTACCGCACCCACTTCCGGCCGAGCTACGACCCGTGGGACCAGCGGCTGTGCGCGGTGCCCGGCGGCGACCTTTTCAAGGCGATCAAGCGCGGCACCGCCGACGTGGTCACCGACACCATCGACCGCTTCGACGAGACCGGCATCCTGCTGGGGTCGGGCAAGCACCTCGACGCCGACGTGATCGTCACGGCCACCGGGCTCAACCTGCAACTGCTCGGCGGTGCCGGGCTGTCGGTCGACGGAGCCGAGGTCGAGGCGCCGCAGCACTACGTCTACAAAGGCATGGCCCTCAGCGGCGTCCCCAACTTCGTGATGACGATCGGCTACACCAACGCATCCTGGACGCTCAAGGCCGACCTGGTCGCCGAATACGTCAGCCGGCTGCTTCGCCACCTCGACAAATCCGGTTACGCGGCGTTCGTGCCCGAGGTGCCGGCCGAGTCGGCGCGGTGGAAGTCCGAGCCGCTCATCGACCTGCAGTCCGGCTACGTCACGCGCAGCGTGCACCTGCTCCCGCTGCAGGGTGAGGGCTGGCCGTGGAAACTGCGGCAGAACTACCCCTACGACCTGATGAAGCTGCGGCACGGTTCGCTCACCGACGGTGTCCGTTTCATCACCCGCTCGACCGCGAAAAACCCCGAACGAGAGTTGGTTTCGGCATGAAGTCGTTGAAGGACAAGGTCGTCGTCATCACCGGGGCCGGCTCCGGCATCGGTCGCGCACTCGCGCTGCAGGCGGCCCGCGAGGGTGCCCGTCTGGCGATCAGCGACGTCGACGGCGAAGGACTCGCCGAGACCGCGCGCCTCGCGGAGGCCGCCGGCGCCCGGGAGGTGCTGACCGACAAGGTCGACGTCGCCGACCGCGCGGCGATGGCCGGTTACGCACAGCAGGTCGCCGAACACTTCGGCACGGTGAACGTCGTGGTCAACAACGCCGGCGTCTCCCTCACCGGCACCTTCGACAAGCTGCCCTACGAGGACCTCGACTGGATCATGGGCATCAACTTCTGGGGCGTGGTGCACGGCAGCAAGGAGTTCCTGCCGCACCTGATCGCCTCGGGGGACGGCCACCTGATCAACATCTCCAGCCTCTTCGGTTTGCTGAGTATGCCGGGCCAATCGGCATACAACGCAGCGAAATACGCCGTCCGCGGCTTCAGCGAGTCACTGCGCGAGGAGTTGCTGATCGCCAAGGCGCCGGTCGGTGTCACGGTCGTGCACCCGGGCGGCATCAAGACCGCGATCGCGCGCAACGCCCGCTACGCCGAGGGCGAGGACGGCGAGCGGACCGCGCGGATGTTCGACAAGAAGCTGGCCCGCACCACCCCCGAGAAGGCCGCCGAGGTGATCTTCGACGGCATGCGCTCGGGCAAGGCCCGGGTGCTGGTCGGTGCCGACGCCCACCTGCTGCACACGGTGGCCAAGGTGCTCGGCGCGCGCTACCAGGACCTGGTGGCCCGGCAGTACAAGAAGCTCGGTTCGCGGCGCTGACGCGGGCGTCAGCCGCGCCCGAGCTCCTGGCGGGCGCGGCGGTAGAACGCGTAGGTCGCCTCCATCGCGTCGGCGAACGTCACCGACGGTGAGTGGCTGCGCGTCGAGGTCTTCAGCTGGTCCAGGCCCTCCCGGTCGACCAGCACCTTGGCGAGGGTGTCGACCATGTCGTCCTGGTCCTCGACCAGCAGTCCCTCGACACCGCTGCGGATGAAGTCGGCGAGGCCGGTGAAGCGGTAGCCGAGCACCGGCACGCCGGCGCTGCGGGCCTCCAGGGCCGCGATGCCGAACGCTTCCTTGCGGGAGGGCGCGATGAAGAGGTCGGCCTCGTGCAGCAGGTCGCGGATCTGCTCGGGCGTGCGGTGACCGAGCAGCGTGATCCAGTCGCCGAGATCGAGCTCCTCGATCTGCTTGTTGAGCTCGTCACGCCGCGGCCCGGCGCCGACGATCGACACCGAAACCGGCGTGCCCGCAGCGACTTTCGCCTTCACCCGCGACATGATCTCGATGAACTCGTCGATCTGCTTGCGCTTCTTCAGCCGGCCGACGAGCACGATGCGAAACTCCGGCACGCCGGTCTGGTGCTGCGGCGGCTCGGTCGGCTTCCACCAGTCCGTGTCGACCAGATTGGGCACCACCGACACGGTCTTCTCCCGCGGGTAGGTGCGCTTGATGTGCCCGGCGATCATGCTGCTGACGCCCGAGTAGACCGGACGCAGGGGAGCAGGGCCGAAGAAGACCCAGGTGACGAAGCGGTGCGCGACCGCGACCTTCCACCACACCGAGTGCACGGTGACCGCCACGGGGATGCCGCGCTTGTGCGCGGCCCGGGCGACATACACCGCGATCGGTGAGGCGACGGTGAAGTGCGCGTGCACCACGTCGACCGGCTCGCGGTCGAGCACCTGGGCGACCATCCGCGCGTTGAGGCTCGGAAAGGCGATCGTCAGCCAGCGGACCCGCAGCCCGCGGTGCACGTCGAGGCCACCGGCGTCCCCGTTGGGCGGCTTGTTGACCGCGGTGATCACCGAGACGTCGTGCCCGTCGGCGCGCTGGGCGCCGGCGAGCATCTCGACCTGACGCTCGATGCCCCCGACGTCGGGAGGGAAGGAGTCGGCGACGTGGACGATCCTCATCGGGTGGCTTCGTCCGGGTGCAGGCGCACCGGCAGGGACTCGACGCCGTAGACGATCGACAGGTCACGGAACTGCAGGTCCTCGGGCCGCGCCGCGAGCTGCAGGTGCGGGAAGCGGCCCACCAGCCCGAGGAAGGCGGCGCGCAGCTCCATGCGCGCCAGCTCGGCGCCGACGCACCGGTGGAAGCCGTGCCCGAAGCCGAGGTGGGACGGCCGCTCGACGCTCGGGTCGAGGCGGTCGGCGTGGGCGCCGAGCGCCGGGTCCCGGTTGGCGCCGGACAGCGACACGATCACCACGTCGCCCTTGGCGATCTTCTTGCCGTAGAGCTCGAGGTCGGCCTTGGCGAAGCGGGGGAAGGAGATCTGCACGACCGCCAGGTAGCGCAGCAACTCCGCGACGACGTCGTCGACCCGGTCCGGCCGTCCGGCCTCGGCGTAGCAGTCGGGGTCGCGCAGCAGGGCCAGCGTGCCGAGGGAGAGCATGCTCGCCGAGGTCTCGTAGCCGCCGGTGAAGACGCCGTCGGCGAGCCCGCCGAGCTCCTCGTCGCTGACCTCGTCACCGAGGTCGCGGATGATCTGGCCGATCAGCCCGTCGCCGGGCTCGGCGCGCTGACGGCGCACCGCCTCCTCCAGGAACGTGCGCGACTCCGACATGGCGCCGAACACGCCGGCGCCGCCCTCGGCGATGTCGAAGCGGGCGTGGCCGAGGGCGCGGAAGCGCTCGCGGTCCTCGACCGGCAGTCCCAGCAGCTCGCAGATCACGAGGAAGGGGATCGGGAAGGCGAACTCCTGCACCAGGTCCACGACCGGGCCGGCGGCCTCCATCGCGTCGAGGCGTTCCTGCACGATGCGGTCGATCACCGGCTGCAGGTGCTGCAGTCGCCGCACGGTGAACTCCGGGGTGAGGATCTTGCGCAACCGGGTGTGCTCGGGCGGGTCGGTGAAGCCGAGGCCGCCGATGGTGACGTCGGCGCCCATGCCGAGCATCGGGCGGATGTCGGTGGAGTAGCTGGAGGTGTCGGCGAGCACCGACTTGGCCTCCTCGTAGCCGCTCACCACCCACACGTTGATGCCGAGCACCCGGCGCATCCGGTGCACCGGCTCCTTGGCACGCATGGTCGCGAGTGCGGGCAGCGGGTCGAGGCCGTCGCGGCGCAGCGGCATGGTGAGCTTCTTGGGCAACACGCCCAGGCCGGAAATGCCTGACGATCGTCCAGTGGCGGTGGACAGTAGCCGCTGACCGACCCACTTGCGGATCGTGGCGGTGGCAGTCATGGAAGGCTCTCCTGGCTCAACGAGGCGGCGCAGTCTGCGGGGTCGAAGGCCCGTGAGATGGTCGGGCGGCGGCGTAGCTCGCCACCGGTGTGCCGTTCGCGGCCCCGATCCCACGAACACGGTTCACCCTTAAAGGTAACGGACGCCGAGCGGTAGGTCGTGCACGGCACGCGCGGGCCGCACGGCGTGGCAGTTAATCTTTGCGTCGTGTTCAAGCAGCAGTTGCGTTGGCGTGGCGGTGCGGCCCGGTGAGTCCTGGTGATGCCGAGCCGCGCATGGGTGCTCGATTCGGGCACTACACGCTGCGTGAGGTGATCGGCCGCGGCGGCATGGGGCAGGTCGCCCGGGCGACCGACACCCGGCTCGGGCGGGACGTGGCCCTCAAGGTGATGAACCTCGACGTCGCCACCCACGCCGACTACCGCGCCCGCTTCCAGCGCGAGGCCGAGATCGTCGCGCGGCTCACCGACCCGCACGTGATCCCGATCCACGGGTATGGCGAGATCGACGGCCGGCTCTACCTCGACATGCGCCTGGTCGAGGGCCGCAACCTGGCGCAGCTGCTCGCGATGGGGCAACTCGAGGTGTCCCGCGTGCTCGACATCCTCGGTCAGATCGCCGATGCGCTCGAGTCCGCCCATCGTGCGGGTCTGGTGCACCGCGACGTGAAACCCTCCAACATCCTGGTCGACCCGCGCGGGTTCACCTACCTGGTCGACTTCGGCATCGCGGCGACGCCGGGGGAGGGCGACGTCACCGGCGAGGGGGAGGTCGTCGGCAGTGCCGCCTACATGGCGCCCGAGCGCTTCGGGCAGTCGCCGCGGGCCGACGCGCGCAGCGACGTCTACTCACTCGCCTGCGTGCTCTACCAGGCGCTCACCGGCAGCAAGCCGTTCCCGGGGCCGGACACCGCCGCAGTCATCGCGGCGCACCTGCGCACCCCGCCGCCGCCGCTGCGGCGGCGCCGTCCCGACCTGCCGGTGGCGCTCGACCGCGTCGTCGCGCGGGGGATGGCCAAGCGACCGGCCGACCGGCCGGCGACCGCGGGGGAGCTGATGCGGGCGGCGAAGGCCGCGATGGCGGCACCTGCTCCTGCTCCTGCTCCTGTTACTGGTCCGCCCGCCCCGGGCGTCCCACCG
It encodes:
- a CDS encoding TetR/AcrR family transcriptional regulator yields the protein MAKRSSGPTAAAGRGRRAPRVSGDDREAAILATAEKLLESVPFADISIDDLASGAGISRPTFYFYFGSKDDVLLSLLDRLVQRSEEAIAGLTPSEEQVRQGWRDALGVYLDTFAAQRGVALACADARFRNDRVREGWDRAATLWVDNTTAGIEAERARGAAPTGRPARDIAIALNAMNERAIYGTLTGSQPSLPREAVLDVLVDIWMSAIYTSPPTL
- a CDS encoding cytochrome P450, coding for MTATATIRKWVGQRLLSTATGRSSGISGLGVLPKKLTMPLRRDGLDPLPALATMRAKEPVHRMRRVLGINVWVVSGYEEAKSVLADTSSYSTDIRPMLGMGADVTIGGLGFTDPPEHTRLRKILTPEFTVRRLQHLQPVIDRIVQERLDAMEAAGPVVDLVQEFAFPIPFLVICELLGLPVEDRERFRALGHARFDIAEGGAGVFGAMSESRTFLEEAVRRQRAEPGDGLIGQIIRDLGDEVSDEELGGLADGVFTGGYETSASMLSLGTLALLRDPDCYAEAGRPDRVDDVVAELLRYLAVVQISFPRFAKADLELYGKKIAKGDVVIVSLSGANRDPALGAHADRLDPSVERPSHLGFGHGFHRCVGAELARMELRAAFLGLVGRFPHLQLAARPEDLQFRDLSIVYGVESLPVRLHPDEATR
- a CDS encoding SDR family NAD(P)-dependent oxidoreductase, producing the protein MKSLKDKVVVITGAGSGIGRALALQAAREGARLAISDVDGEGLAETARLAEAAGAREVLTDKVDVADRAAMAGYAQQVAEHFGTVNVVVNNAGVSLTGTFDKLPYEDLDWIMGINFWGVVHGSKEFLPHLIASGDGHLINISSLFGLLSMPGQSAYNAAKYAVRGFSESLREELLIAKAPVGVTVVHPGGIKTAIARNARYAEGEDGERTARMFDKKLARTTPEKAAEVIFDGMRSGKARVLVGADAHLLHTVAKVLGARYQDLVARQYKKLGSRR
- a CDS encoding protein kinase domain-containing protein, which encodes MSPGDAEPRMGARFGHYTLREVIGRGGMGQVARATDTRLGRDVALKVMNLDVATHADYRARFQREAEIVARLTDPHVIPIHGYGEIDGRLYLDMRLVEGRNLAQLLAMGQLEVSRVLDILGQIADALESAHRAGLVHRDVKPSNILVDPRGFTYLVDFGIAATPGEGDVTGEGEVVGSAAYMAPERFGQSPRADARSDVYSLACVLYQALTGSKPFPGPDTAAVIAAHLRTPPPPLRRRRPDLPVALDRVVARGMAKRPADRPATAGELMRAAKAAMAAPAPAPAPVTGPPAPGVPPARPVPRSAAPRPSARPATPAARPHPPQAVRMPQPAGPAPTAASPAASSAASSAAHSPTSTRWLLLGAIAVVVFIVLLIALVLG
- a CDS encoding glycosyltransferase family 4 protein, producing MRIVHVADSFPPDVGGIERQVEMLAGAQRADGHDVSVITAVNKPPNGDAGGLDVHRGLRVRWLTIAFPSLNARMVAQVLDREPVDVVHAHFTVASPIAVYVARAAHKRGIPVAVTVHSVWWKVAVAHRFVTWVFFGPAPLRPVYSGVSSMIAGHIKRTYPREKTVSVVPNLVDTDWWKPTEPPQHQTGVPEFRIVLVGRLKKRKQIDEFIEIMSRVKAKVAAGTPVSVSIVGAGPRRDELNKQIEELDLGDWITLLGHRTPEQIRDLLHEADLFIAPSRKEAFGIAALEARSAGVPVLGYRFTGLADFIRSGVEGLLVEDQDDMVDTLAKVLVDREGLDQLKTSTRSHSPSVTFADAMEATYAFYRRARQELGRG
- a CDS encoding flavin-containing monooxygenase: MTNPEHFDVVIVGAGLSGIGAASTLRRDHPDKSLLILERRERMGGTWDLFRYPGVRSDSDMYTLGYRFRPWTDTKSLADGPSIRQYIVDTAREYGVDQLIRYQQQLLSADWSSRDQQWTLRLSTPEGERVVTCVFLYMCSGYYNYDEGYTPTFAGRDDFAGRIVHPQHWPEDLDVTGKKVVVIGSGATAVTLVPQLARDAERVTMLQRSPTYVAAVPSVDAIGDRLQRRKVPTRIAYPILRWKNVARGVGIYEFSRRQPQRMRALLDQGVARFFKGSDFDYRTHFRPSYDPWDQRLCAVPGGDLFKAIKRGTADVVTDTIDRFDETGILLGSGKHLDADVIVTATGLNLQLLGGAGLSVDGAEVEAPQHYVYKGMALSGVPNFVMTIGYTNASWTLKADLVAEYVSRLLRHLDKSGYAAFVPEVPAESARWKSEPLIDLQSGYVTRSVHLLPLQGEGWPWKLRQNYPYDLMKLRHGSLTDGVRFITRSTAKNPERELVSA